AGGCTGAACTTTTCCCTTACCCTCACCCCTCAGCTCTGGTACGCCTTCCGTAAAACGGTAATCGACTACGACCGGGGACTGATGGACCTGGAGCAGACCAGGCAGGATCTGACGGTCAACATCAAAAAGCAGTTCTACGCCCTGCTGACCCAGCAGGAGAACATAAAGATCCTTGAACAGCAGCAGAGGTCTCTGGAAAAACGCTACCGGCAGGCGGACACCAACTACAACTTCGGACTGGTGGATGAGTATACCCGCCTCAGCGCCCTGGTGGCCCTGGAGAACTTCAAACCCCAGGTGGAGATCGCCCGGGACGGGTACGAACAATCCCTCCTGGGTTTCAAACTCAGCCTGGGAGTCAACCTTGATTCAGGACTCACCCTGGACGGGCGCATCGAAGCGGAACCCCGCACCTATGATCCGGATACCCTGATTGGCAGGTACATTCTGGACCGACTGGACATCCGCTCCCTGGTAACAGAGATCCATGGAATTGAAAACACCCGAAAGCTCGCCTCTTCGGGATATCTGCCCAGACTGACCTTCGGATACAGCCTGGACAACTCCTTCAACCTGGACCCCTGGTCGGACCTCTCCTTCGCCGGGGACGACTGGAGCGACAGCCGGACCTTCTCGATGACCCTCTCCATGTCCCTGAGCGAACTGCTGCCGGTTTCCGGAACAACCAACGATGTCAGGGCGGCGGATGACGGCCGGGAAGCCCTGCGGGCGGGCCTGGCCCAGGCCCTGCAGGCCGCG
This genomic window from Marispirochaeta aestuarii contains:
- a CDS encoding TolC family protein; amino-acid sequence: MKKPCILAAFTLLLLFSAQLSAQLMPENRKDLDSMIGEELMLPEARDYTLTVDQAVELAMENNLGLIREKAGLKTTRRSRDTAWNVLIPSADVSSTLRRFSEASGIPPAETYGSLGARLNFSLTLTPQLWYAFRKTVIDYDRGLMDLEQTRQDLTVNIKKQFYALLTQQENIKILEQQQRSLEKRYRQADTNYNFGLVDEYTRLSALVALENFKPQVEIARDGYEQSLLGFKLSLGVNLDSGLTLDGRIEAEPRTYDPDTLIGRYILDRLDIRSLVTEIHGIENTRKLASSGYLPRLTFGYSLDNSFNLDPWSDLSFAGDDWSDSRTFSMTLSMSLSELLPVSGTTNDVRAADDGREALRAGLAQALQAAEVEIITTVQTINKSVQMIKAKELNVELAQRAYNLAEEAYNAGGKSLLDVEDAEDKLQEARFELLREKVNYINGIIDLEAAVNRGISEIETAE